CGCCGGCGTGCCCAGCGAGTTGCACGTCTTCGAGAAAGGTGTGCACGGCACCGGCCTTGCTGGCGACAAGCCTGCCCTGCGGGCATGGCCGGGGTTACTCGAGCAATGGTTGATCGGCGGCGGGTTTCTTCCACGCTAAAAAAAACGGCATGCCGGGGCATGCCGTTTCGGAAAAGTCGTTGAAGGGATCCGTCAGATCTTGGCGATACCTTCGGGACGCTTGGCGCCCGCGAAGTGCTTGGACCAGTACGCCTCGTTGAGGCTATCCACGCGCACCGTCTTGCCTGCCGACGGGGAGTGGATGAACTGGCCGTTGTCGATGTAGATGCCGACGTGCGAGATGGCCTTGCCGCGGGTGCGGAAGAAAACCAGGTCGCCCGTCTTCATTTCGGTGCGCTTGACCGACAGCCCTGCGAGGAACTGGCTGGCGGAATTGGTCGGCAGGTCGAGGCCGATGCTCTTGGCGAACACGTAGCGGACGAAGCCGCTGCAATCAAAGCCGGCGGTCGGTGTACGGCCACCGCGGTGGTAACGGATATCACGGAGCTTCATGGCGAAGGCCAGGAGGGCTTCGCGGGCGTGGCCATCGACGTGGCCGGCAAGGCGGGCGGTGGCGGCAGCGACCAGGCTATCGTCTTCGTCGTCGCCATCCACGGCGTCGGCTTCCTGCGCATCCTGGGCCTGGGCGACGGTGGCCTTGGGGGCGAAGGTCGCGGCATCCGGGATGATGGACTGCGCCAGGCCGGAGGCCGGGGCGAAGACCGGGAGATCGGTAAGGAGCAGCGTCGCGGATTGGTCAAGGCCTTGTGGAGCCTGGACGGTGTCGGCGATGGCGGGTGTTACAGCGGCGATACAGCAGCTAGCAAACGCGAGAGCGGTCAGTCGCTTGAATTGCATGAGCGAGAAGGCCTGTTCCGTGTTGGGTTAAGCCGCCGTTTAGGTGAGACGACCGTGAACGAGGGGTGAAGTTAGCAAACCCCATTAGCCCTGTTGTTGGCATAAAGTTAAAAAGTGCCATTCCTAGGAAAGATTCCGACAATTCCCTAAAAACTTACGGCCCCGTTACGACATTCCTGAACAGATATAAGCACTTGCTTCACGTATGTGAGTGCTTACGGGTCGCCTCACGGCGTGCCGGCCACGTAATTCGATTAATTAAACTGGTCAGTGTTTGTAATTCCGTGCACCGAAAATCGAGCTGCCGACGCGTACTTCGGTACTGCCTTCCGCGATCGCCAGGCCGTAGTCCCCGCTCATCCCCATGGACAGCCGCTCCAGCTCGAAGCCGGCATCGCGGGCCCTGTTTCGGCACTGATACAGGTCCCGGAAATTGGCCCGGACCAGGCCCGCGTCCTCGCTGTGTTCGGCGATGGTCATCAGGCCGCGCACGCGTAGCGAGCTGAAGGCGCGCAGTTCCCGGAGGAACGCCAGCAGGTCGCCAGGCGCCAGGCCACTCTTGCTGTCCTCGCTCGAGGTCTTCACCTGGACCAGTACGTCGATCGCCCTGCCTTGCGCCTGAAGGGCCTTGTCGAGGGCCACGGCCAGATCCAGCCGATCCAGCGACTGCACCTCGCTGGCCAGTGCCACCACGGCCTTGGCCTTATTGGTCTGCAGATGGCCGATCACCACCCACTCAAGGTGGTCCGCCGCCAGTGCGGCGGCCTTGAGCTGGATCTCCTGCACTTTGTTCTCACCAAAACGGCGCAGGCCCAGCTGGGTGGCCTCGGCCACCACATCCGCGCCAAACGTCTTGCTTACCGGCAGCAGGGCTACCTCGGCCGGATCGCGACCCGCCTCACGGCAGGCCGCATCAATCCCCGCCCGCACGGCGGCCAGCCGGCCGGCGAGCGTGGCCAGGTCGCCGGTCATGCCTTGGTGGCTTCCTTGAAGTGGCGGGCCACGACGCTGGCCACCACCATGCTCACGCGCTTGCCCGTCGGGATATGCAGGAACTCGTTGGGGCCGTGTGCGTTCGAGTGCGGACCCAGCACACCGGTGATCAGGAACTGCGCCTGCGGGAACTTCTCGCCCAGCATGCCCATGAACGGGATGCTGCCACCCTCGCCCATGTAGGCGGCCGGCTGGCCGTAGTAATCCTGCGAGGCCTGCGCCACGGTCTCTTCCAGCCACGGCGAAAGCACCGGTGCGTTCCAGCCACTGCCGTCCTTCTCCAGCGCAAAGGTGACCTTCGCGCCGTACGGGGGATCCTTTTCGAGCAGCTGCTTGAGGAACTTGCCGGCCTCGGCACCGTTGAGCGTCGGCGGAACGCGCAGGCTCAGCTTTACCGATGTCTTCGGCCGCAGCACGTTGCCGGCACTCTCCAGCGGCGGCATGCCACCCACGCCCGTCACCGACAATTGCGGGCGCCAGGTGCGGTTGAGCACGAGTTCGGTCAGGTCATCGGTGGTCGGCTGCATGCCTTCCACGAACGGGAACTTGTCGTAAATCGCCGTTCCAAGCACGTCGGCGGACTTGCGTGCCTGCGCCTTGCGCTGCTCCGGAATCTCGACATAGAGCTCTTTGGGAATGATCTTGCCGGTCTCCTGGTCTTCCAGGCGGCTCAGCAGGTCACGCAGGATGCGGAAGCTGGAGGGCACCACGCCCGAGGCGTCGCCGGAGTGCACGCCCTCTTCCAGTACCTGCACGGTCAGGTTGCCGCCGGTCATGCCACGCAGCGAGGTGGTCAGCCACAACTGGTCGTAGTTGCCACAGCCCGAATCCAGGCAGACAACAAGCGCCGGATTGCCGATGCGGCCCGCGAGATGATCGACGTAGTACGGCAGGTCGTAGCTGCCCGATTCCTCGCAAGCCTCGATCAGGATGACGCAGCGCGCGTGCGGCACCCCCTGGTCGCGCAGCGCCAGCAGTGCCGCGAGCGAACCAAAGATGGCGTAACCATCATCGGCGCCACCACGGCCATACAGCTTGTCGCCCTTCAGCACCGGGGTCCAGGGGCCGAGATCATCGGCCCAGCCCGTCATTTCCGGCTGCTTGTCGAGGTGGCCGTAAAGCACGACCGTTGCATCGGTACCGGTGCCGTTCGTGCCCTGCGCGGGTACGTCGATGTAGATCAGCGGGGTGCGGCCTTCGAGGCGCACCACTTCGAGCGTCGCGCCCTGCAGCGCCGGCAGTTTCGAGCGCGCCCAGTCCTCCATCAGCTTCACGGCCTGGTCCATGTAGCCGTGCTCGCGCCACTGCGCATCGAACATGGGCGACTTGTTCGGGATGCGAATGTAATCCATGAGCTGCGGGACGATTTCCTGGTCCCACAGGCCGCTGACGAAGGAGGAGATGCGGGAGGTATCCATGGCGCGCCTTGCGTGTTGGGGCAAAGGGGAAGTGTAACAGCGCGGCCAGCGAAGGCCCGCGGCGTGTCGGCCCGGACCTTCACCGCCGGGCTCCGGAGCCCTACGCAACGTCGCAGGATACGCCGCTTAGCGCGCACACCGTGTCAGCGCAAAGTGCCCCAGCGCCATCCGGGCGCGCTTTTCCAGGAGCCATCCATGTCCGTTCGCCACCTGTTCCTTACCGCCGCATTGCTGGCGGCCCCCGCCTTTGCCTCCACGCCCGTCAACATCAACACGGCCGACGCCGGCACGCTTGCCCAATCGCTGGATGGCGTGGGCCTGGCCAAGGCGCAGGCCATCGTCGCCTGGCGCGAGGCCAACGGCCCCTTCAGCTCGGCCGATCAGCTCACCGAGGTAAAGGGCATCGGTCCATCCCTGGTGGATCGCAACCGCGATGCCATCCAGTTCGATGAAGGGAAAGCCACCAAGCCGCGCGCTGCCAGGGCCGGCAAGGGGAAAAAGGCACCCGCGACGGAGGACGATGGCTAAAGCAAGAAGGGCCGCTCATACGGGCGGCCCTTCCACTTATCGCCCAACGCGCTACACTCGCGCCCCATGCCGGGCCGGGGGGCCGCAGGCACGGACTGGGGCGAAGAAGATCCAATGATCCTTCCGCGTTACCGCATTGCCGAGTCGACCATCCAAGGGGCCGGCAAGGGGCTTTTTGTCGATGAGTTCGTGGCCGCGGGGGCTATTGTCACCGCGCCCGACGAGATCGACCGCACCTACCGCTGGGCCGATATCCAGGCGTCACCAGACCTGTACTCCGCCGCGCGCTGGTTCGAGGACCGCTACACCATGTCCCCGGACTGGCCGGATGAGTGCTACGTCAATCACAGCTTCCAGCCCACCGGGCTTTGGCACCTCGGATTTATATTTGCTGCCAAAGACTTGCCGCAAGGCACTGAAATTACAGTGGATTACCGACACCTTCTGGCGCCAGGCCAGGTAGAGGCCTTTGCCGATGCCCAAACTGGTGAGAAAATAACCGGCTTGTCCTGGCAGGAAAGCCTCCGCGTGAGCACTCACGCTTTGGCTGCCCTGCTCGGTTGAAACTTCTGGTCACCTCGATGGCAACTGCAGATATCCCTGTCCTGGAAACACCGCGCCTGCGGCTCACGGCTCTCACCGAACGCCACTTCGACGATTACGCCAGCATGCTGGCCGATGCCGAAAGCACGCGCTGGATCGGCGACGGCCAGCCGCTGGATCGCATGAATGCGTGGCGCTCCATGGCCATGCTGCTCGGCCATTGGGCCCTGCGCGGCTGCGGCATGTGGGCGATCGAACTGAAGGACACCGGCGAGTTCATCGGCCGTGCGGGCCTGATGAAGCCTGAGGGCTGGCCGGACCTGGAGCTGGGCTGGATGCTGAAGCCGGAGCACCGCCACCATGGCTATGCGACGGAGGCCGGCTCGGCCATCCTGGATTTCGCATGGAACCAGATGCACGCGCAGCGTGTGATCAGCCTGGTGCGCATCGGCAACGAAGCCTCCGACCACGTGGCGGAACGCCTGGGTGGCGAGCACATCGATAACATCGATTTCCTGGGCGGCGCGACGCACCTGTTCGCGTACTACCCGCCGCACCGGGAAGTTCGTCGCGCTGGGTGATGCCCCTTGCTGTGAGGATATGAGAAGGCCGCGAGCAATCGCGGCCTTTTTTTATGCGGTTCATTCGCTTTCGCAAATGCATGTAACTAGCGGCTTGCGCCGCCTGGCGCTGGTCGTTTTGAGGCGCAGAGCCGTCGTAGGAGGCCACCCTGTGGCCGACAGCTTTCGCGATACCGCCGCAGGACGTGCGCGCCTGGCGAAAAGATGTCGCCCACAGGGTGGGCTCCTACACGGGGTGCCGCGATCTGAGGAATGGATGCGCCAAGTTCGTGTAGGAGCGTGCTTGCGCGCGATCAGCCCACGCAGCGATGACGTCCTATCGCATCAACGCGCGACGAGCGGCAAACGCCGTCAAGACGCCGCGTTTGCCGATGCGCGCCGCACGCTGTCCGCTGTCCGCAGACGAAGCCGCTGTCCGCCCGCACGTGTCCGAACGCACCAATCGACCCGCAGACAACGCACCGGCTCTCCCACCACCCAACCTCATGGGTCAAAAGAGTCGTCGGTGCCCACCCTCGATGCGAGTTCCGCACAAGAGAGCGGCCGTAGGCCAATTAAGTACATATGCGCCGCAGGCGCACTCCGGTACGAACGCGGAGGACCTGTCTGAGCAGCGAGGGTGGGCACCGACGGCTCTCGGCCTCAAGCCCACAAGCACGCGGCGGCGCAAGCCGCTGGTCCCATACATTCGCGAAAGCGAATGAACCGCATAACCAGCGCGAGGCCGAAGGCGAGCCGTCGCGCTGGTCAATCAACACACCATCAAAGTGCCGGTGCGAAATCCGTGCGGCGGCGGCGGTGCGGGTTCACGTTGGCCAGCCGCGACAGCGCCAGCAAGCGTGCCGTCCGCATCCACGCCACCACGATCACACCCACCTGCACGATCAGAAACGCCACCAACGCGCCACTACCCGCCGCCGTCGTATGCCCACGCCACGACGCCACCAGCACCGCCAGGATCGCCCCCACCAGCGTAATCACCAGGTACACCAGCAAGGTCGCGAACGGGCGGCGCAGGAACTGCATGAAGCCGCGGCCCAGGGCACGAAACGCCGAGCGCAACGTCACGTCCGCAATGTACGCCGCACGCGCCGACTCCACGATGCACTGCACGATCACGAACACCAGCAACGTCACGCCAAGCGCCACGTGTGCCCACATGTCCGCATCCGATTCCAGGAACGCAGCATCACCCTTATCGGAAGCGAACGACGACAAACCGTTCGCCGCCAACCCAAACAGAATGTAAGGCACCAGCGACAGGATGAGCAGGCGCAGCATGCGGCCATACTCCGTGGCGCCGCCTTGCAGCAACGAGCCAAAGCTAAGCGCCCTGCCCGCCCGGCCACCCGCCACCACCATGCCGGTAAGGAACGGGGAAATCGCCAGCGTCACCAGCACGCCGGCGAAGAAGGCCATGCCCGTCCACCGATTGTCGCGGAGACCTGCCATCACGTCGGCGAACATCAGCCCGTCGAAATGGCTGGCGAAACGGTCGGCATGCACGCTGTGACCAAGCATGCCATCCAGCAGGGCCCAGAACGGCAATGCGACAACCAGCGTCGGCAGCAACGTGACCAGGATCCACAGCAACAGCACGCGCCACTGCAAGCCACCAAGGGCCCCGGCGCCCAGTGCAGCGATGGCGGAGCGTTTCACTTGGCCGTTCATAGGGTCACCAGCAGGCTGTAGATGCCCTGGAACAGGGCGGCGAAGTCCGAAGTCCAGCGGCGCGTCGCGGCGTGGTTCGCCTCCACCGTGCGGCTGTCGTTGAGCTTGTTGCTGTCGAGGTAGATCTTCTGCTCCGGATCAAGCTCGGCGGATTTGGCCTTCACCGGTTTGGTGAACTCAAAACGCGCCCAGCGCCGCTGGTCATCCCAGCGTACGGTCTCCACCGAATCATCCGCGAAGGTCACCTTCAACACCTGCGGCACGGGTGCGCCATCGCGCCACACGGTCACGATCGTGCGGTACGGAAACGGCCCCGTGCCCGGCTTTGCATCGGGGTGCGCCTTTTTCCATGCATCGCGCTTCTTGTCGATCGCTTCATCGTTATCGTCGCTCGACAGCTCCACGCGCTTGCCATCCTTCACCGAGGTGCCGGCCAGCGGCAGTACTTCCTCGCTCGTGATGTCCTTCACCTGGTCATCGATGCGGTCCGTACCGTAGACATACTGGTCGAACACCTGCGCGACCACATCGGGCTTCCCCGATACCTCG
Above is a genomic segment from Luteibacter aegosomatissinici containing:
- a CDS encoding C40 family peptidase, whose product is MQFKRLTALAFASCCIAAVTPAIADTVQAPQGLDQSATLLLTDLPVFAPASGLAQSIIPDAATFAPKATVAQAQDAQEADAVDGDDEDDSLVAAATARLAGHVDGHAREALLAFAMKLRDIRYHRGGRTPTAGFDCSGFVRYVFAKSIGLDLPTNSASQFLAGLSVKRTEMKTGDLVFFRTRGKAISHVGIYIDNGQFIHSPSAGKTVRVDSLNEAYWSKHFAGAKRPEGIAKI
- a CDS encoding YggS family pyridoxal phosphate-dependent enzyme; translated protein: MTGDLATLAGRLAAVRAGIDAACREAGRDPAEVALLPVSKTFGADVVAEATQLGLRRFGENKVQEIQLKAAALAADHLEWVVIGHLQTNKAKAVVALASEVQSLDRLDLAVALDKALQAQGRAIDVLVQVKTSSEDSKSGLAPGDLLAFLRELRAFSSLRVRGLMTIAEHSEDAGLVRANFRDLYQCRNRARDAGFELERLSMGMSGDYGLAIAEGSTEVRVGSSIFGARNYKH
- a CDS encoding M20 family metallopeptidase codes for the protein MDTSRISSFVSGLWDQEIVPQLMDYIRIPNKSPMFDAQWREHGYMDQAVKLMEDWARSKLPALQGATLEVVRLEGRTPLIYIDVPAQGTNGTGTDATVVLYGHLDKQPEMTGWADDLGPWTPVLKGDKLYGRGGADDGYAIFGSLAALLALRDQGVPHARCVILIEACEESGSYDLPYYVDHLAGRIGNPALVVCLDSGCGNYDQLWLTTSLRGMTGGNLTVQVLEEGVHSGDASGVVPSSFRILRDLLSRLEDQETGKIIPKELYVEIPEQRKAQARKSADVLGTAIYDKFPFVEGMQPTTDDLTELVLNRTWRPQLSVTGVGGMPPLESAGNVLRPKTSVKLSLRVPPTLNGAEAGKFLKQLLEKDPPYGAKVTFALEKDGSGWNAPVLSPWLEETVAQASQDYYGQPAAYMGEGGSIPFMGMLGEKFPQAQFLITGVLGPHSNAHGPNEFLHIPTGKRVSMVVASVVARHFKEATKA
- a CDS encoding ComEA family DNA-binding protein, which gives rise to MSVRHLFLTAALLAAPAFASTPVNINTADAGTLAQSLDGVGLAKAQAIVAWREANGPFSSADQLTEVKGIGPSLVDRNRDAIQFDEGKATKPRAARAGKGKKAPATEDDG
- a CDS encoding SET domain-containing protein-lysine N-methyltransferase; protein product: MILPRYRIAESTIQGAGKGLFVDEFVAAGAIVTAPDEIDRTYRWADIQASPDLYSAARWFEDRYTMSPDWPDECYVNHSFQPTGLWHLGFIFAAKDLPQGTEITVDYRHLLAPGQVEAFADAQTGEKITGLSWQESLRVSTHALAALLG
- a CDS encoding GNAT family N-acetyltransferase, which gives rise to MATADIPVLETPRLRLTALTERHFDDYASMLADAESTRWIGDGQPLDRMNAWRSMAMLLGHWALRGCGMWAIELKDTGEFIGRAGLMKPEGWPDLELGWMLKPEHRHHGYATEAGSAILDFAWNQMHAQRVISLVRIGNEASDHVAERLGGEHIDNIDFLGGATHLFAYYPPHREVRRAG